From a single Aestuariibius sp. HNIBRBA575 genomic region:
- the rplI gene encoding 50S ribosomal protein L9, whose protein sequence is MDVILLERVAKLGQMGEVVTVKDGYARNFLLAQGKALRASAHNKARFETEKAQLEARNLETKKEAAALAEKLDGQSFIVIRSASDAGALYGSVTIRDAADAATAEGFSVDRKQVILTAPIKDLGLHSVIVRLHPEVDCEIQLNVARSEEEAELQASGKSIQELAAEEEAAAEFEIQELFDDIGAAQNDEDEAPAETTEE, encoded by the coding sequence ATGGACGTCATTCTTCTGGAACGCGTGGCCAAATTGGGCCAAATGGGCGAAGTCGTAACCGTCAAAGACGGCTATGCTCGCAACTTCCTGTTGGCTCAAGGCAAAGCATTGCGCGCCTCTGCGCATAACAAAGCACGCTTTGAAACTGAAAAAGCCCAGCTGGAAGCCCGCAACCTGGAAACCAAGAAAGAAGCCGCTGCTCTTGCTGAAAAGCTCGACGGTCAATCTTTCATCGTGATTCGCTCTGCCTCTGACGCAGGCGCGCTGTACGGTTCCGTCACCATCCGTGACGCCGCTGACGCCGCAACTGCCGAAGGTTTCTCAGTGGACCGCAAGCAAGTCATCCTGACAGCCCCAATCAAAGATCTGGGCCTGCACAGCGTGATCGTTCGCCTGCACCCCGAAGTGGATTGCGAAATTCAACTGAACGTTGCCCGTTCTGAGGAAGAAGCCGAGCTGCAAGCTTCGGGTAAATCTATCCAAGAACTGGCCGCCGAAGAAGAAGCAGCTGCTGAATTCGAAATTCAGGAACTGTTTGACGATATCGGTGCTGCACAGAACGACGAAGACGAAGCTCCGGCTGAAACAACCGAAGA
- the rpsR gene encoding 30S ribosomal protein S18, which produces MAAKPFFRRRKTDPFEGENAPKIDYKDTRTLQRYVSERGKIVPSRITAVGAKNQRKLAQAIKRARFLALLPYAVK; this is translated from the coding sequence ATGGCAGCTAAACCATTTTTCCGTCGTCGTAAGACCGATCCTTTTGAGGGTGAAAACGCCCCAAAGATCGACTACAAAGACACACGTACATTGCAGCGTTACGTTTCTGAGCGCGGCAAAATCGTGCCTTCCCGTATCACCGCCGTAGGCGCCAAAAACCAGCGTAAATTGGCTCAGGCCATCAAACGCGCACGGTTCCTGGCCCTGCTGCCCTACGCCGTTAAATAA
- the rpsF gene encoding 30S ribosomal protein S6, translated as MPLYEHVFIARQDLSNSQAESLVEHFGTVLADNGGKVVDSEYWGVKTMAYKINKNRKGHYAFLKTDAPSDAVLEMERLMRLHDDVMRILTIKVDAHEDGPSVQMQKRDERDSRRRERS; from the coding sequence ATGCCGCTTTATGAGCATGTCTTCATTGCGCGTCAGGACCTGTCCAACTCGCAAGCTGAAAGCCTCGTCGAACACTTTGGTACCGTACTTGCAGATAACGGCGGCAAAGTCGTTGATAGCGAGTATTGGGGCGTCAAAACGATGGCCTACAAGATCAACAAAAACCGCAAAGGTCATTATGCCTTCCTGAAAACAGACGCGCCTTCTGACGCGGTTCTGGAAATGGAACGCCTGATGCGCCTGCATGACGATGTTATGCGTATTCTGACCATCAAAGTTGATGCCCACGAAGATGGCCCATCAGTTCAGATGCAGAAACGTGACGAGCGTGACAGCCGTCGTCGTGAACGCAGCTAA
- a CDS encoding YceI family protein, giving the protein MTRTLIAALIAATSLTTTAIAAPDTYVLDASHSQIVFSYNHLGYSTTYGMFSGFEGEIAFDQEDPAASSVSVSMPAQSMLTGWEGRFQHFMSDDFFGADDAELISFTSTGIEVTGENTALITGDLTINEVTKSVVLDAVLNQTGTHPMAQKDWAGFNATTTLIRSDFNLGQFAPHVSDEVEVMISIEASKAE; this is encoded by the coding sequence ATGACCCGTACCCTGATTGCCGCTCTTATCGCCGCGACGTCTTTGACAACCACCGCAATTGCAGCGCCTGACACATATGTGTTGGATGCCAGCCACAGCCAGATTGTGTTTAGCTATAATCACCTTGGTTATTCCACCACTTACGGAATGTTCTCTGGTTTCGAAGGCGAAATCGCATTCGACCAAGAAGACCCCGCCGCATCCAGCGTGTCGGTTTCGATGCCTGCCCAATCCATGTTGACCGGCTGGGAAGGCCGTTTTCAGCACTTTATGTCGGATGACTTCTTTGGTGCCGACGACGCAGAACTGATTTCGTTCACATCCACCGGGATCGAAGTGACGGGTGAAAACACCGCGCTGATCACCGGCGATCTGACCATCAATGAGGTCACCAAATCCGTTGTTCTGGATGCGGTTTTGAACCAGACGGGCACACATCCAATGGCGCAAAAAGACTGGGCTGGTTTTAACGCGACCACAACATTGATCCGGTCTGACTTTAACTTGGGTCAGTTCGCCCCCCATGTCAGCGACGAAGTCGAAGTGATGATTTCAATCGAAGCTTCTAAAGCTGAGTAA
- a CDS encoding cytochrome b/b6 domain-containing protein — MSFTNTQARYGTLSKILHWATVLLIFTLIPLGIMADDAPFATDNELTRKAYLFSLHKTLGITLFFLAVLRILWALVQPKPGSLNPDNKPEHFMAEMVHWLLYGSLIIVPLTGWITHAASQGFAPIWWPFGQSLPFIPKSVGLSETASTLHMIFERVLVVSILLHFAGALKHHVIDRDATLRRMWFGRPDLPQVAPHHPSFAPLAGALVIWIAALGLGAGLGFFAPDHNHDHDHAQAPVLEAVSSEWQVETGSIALSITQFGSQVDGSFAEWTSVISFDPNATGILGHVETEIAIASLTLGSVTGQSMGTDYFDAAQFPTATFTAEITATETDYVATGTLTLKGTTIPITLPFTLEISNDGADDIAMMTGATQVNRTDFGIGASGEDNLAHVVDIAISLTARR, encoded by the coding sequence ATGTCATTCACCAACACTCAGGCGCGCTACGGCACCTTGTCCAAAATACTCCACTGGGCCACCGTCTTATTGATTTTCACGCTGATCCCATTGGGGATCATGGCCGATGATGCGCCCTTTGCCACCGATAACGAACTCACCCGAAAGGCATATCTGTTTTCGCTGCATAAAACCCTGGGTATCACCCTGTTTTTCCTGGCGGTTTTGCGCATTCTCTGGGCGCTGGTTCAACCCAAACCCGGATCGCTCAACCCTGACAATAAGCCAGAACATTTCATGGCCGAAATGGTGCATTGGCTGCTTTATGGGTCGCTGATCATTGTGCCATTAACTGGCTGGATCACCCATGCCGCATCCCAAGGTTTTGCCCCCATTTGGTGGCCGTTTGGCCAATCCCTGCCCTTTATCCCCAAAAGCGTCGGCCTGTCAGAAACCGCATCGACCCTGCATATGATTTTTGAACGTGTTTTGGTTGTTTCGATCCTGTTGCATTTTGCAGGTGCCCTAAAACATCATGTCATTGACCGCGACGCGACACTGCGGCGGATGTGGTTTGGCCGCCCCGATTTGCCGCAGGTAGCGCCCCATCATCCATCCTTCGCCCCATTGGCAGGGGCTTTGGTGATCTGGATCGCCGCGCTGGGACTTGGTGCCGGGCTGGGTTTTTTCGCGCCAGACCACAATCATGACCATGATCACGCCCAAGCCCCCGTGTTGGAAGCCGTATCATCCGAATGGCAGGTTGAAACCGGATCAATTGCGCTGTCGATCACGCAGTTTGGATCACAGGTTGACGGGTCCTTTGCTGAATGGACCTCTGTCATTTCTTTTGACCCAAATGCGACCGGCATTCTGGGGCATGTGGAAACGGAAATCGCCATTGCATCGCTGACATTGGGATCGGTGACGGGCCAATCCATGGGCACAGATTATTTTGACGCCGCACAATTCCCAACCGCCACCTTCACCGCTGAAATCACCGCCACTGAAACCGATTACGTCGCGACCGGGACCCTCACATTAAAAGGCACAACAATCCCGATCACCCTGCCCTTTACGTTGGAAATATCCAATGATGGCGCAGATGACATCGCTATGATGACCGGCGCGACACAGGTCAATCGAACCGATTTTGGCATCGGTGCCTCGGGCGAAGACAATCTGGCCCATGTCGTGGATATCGCTATTTCGCTGACCGCACGTCGCTAG